A segment of the Bacillus sp. es.034 genome:
CACACCGATTGAACGGGAAGATATCCTGGCGCTGGCTATGAGTATGGATGATGTACTGGATGGGCTCGAGCATACATCCGCTATGTTTGAAATGTATTCCATCACTCAGGCAGACGAATATATGCTGAAGTTTGTCGAAGCGATCCGTCAATGTTCCGATGAAATTGAATCGGCTGTCGAACTGTTATCCACAAAGAAATGGATCCAGATCAGAGAGCATGCCATCAAGATCAAAGACTTAGAATCAAAATGTGATGGGATTCTCCGCCAATCCATCAAGCATCTCTTTCATACAGAAAAGGATCCCATTCGTATCATTCAATATAAGGAAATCTATGAAGAACTTGAGGAAATCGCGGACTATTGTCAAAATGTGGCCAACACGTTTGAAACCATTATTATGAAGAATGCATAAGGAGTCTTGCAGGAATGGATACAATTTTAATTTTAACCATACTTATCGTTGTGGGGGCCCTTGCATTTGATTTCATCAACGGGTTCCATGATACGGCAAATGCCATCGCGACAGCTGTATCGACAAAGGCACTGAAGCCAAGGCATGCCATCATCCTGGCAGCCGTCATGAATTTTGCCGGCGCTCTCGCTTTCACAGGAGTCGCCAAAACGATCACCAAGGACATCGTCGATCCCTTTTCCCTGGAGAACGGGACGATCGTCATCCTGGCAGCGCTTCTTGCAGCGATCACATGGAATTTAGTGACATGGTATTACGGGATACCCAGCAGTTCCTCCCATGCATTGATCGGGGCGATCGCAGGGGCCGCCATTGCGGCGGCTGGTGTCTCGGCACTTAATTATAAAGGGTTCATTAAAATCATCCAGGCGTTGATTTTTTCTCCCCTTTTGGCTTTTGTGATCGGATTCATCATCTATAGCATATTCAAGGTCGTTTTCAAAAATCGGAATTTGGCGAAAACGAACCGGAATTTCCGCTCGATCCAGATTGCGACAGCGGCACTTCAATCGTTCACCCATGGTACGAACGATGCGCAAAAAGCGATGGGGATCATCACCATGGCCTTGATCGTGAACAATTATCAAACCTCCGATGATATCCAGACGTGGGTTCAGGTTTCCTGTGCCACGGCCATGGGTCTCGGGACGTCGATCGGCGGATGGAAGATCATCAAAACCGTTGGCGGAAAAATCATGAAAATCCGACCGGTAAATGGAGTGGCAGCAGACTTGACGGGTGCGGCTGTCATTTTTGGTGCAACGGCGATTCACTTACCTGTCAGTACGACACACGTCATCTCTTCTTCCATCCTTGGTGTGGGTTCCGCTCACAGATTGAAGGGCGTGAAATGGGGGACGGCTCAAAGAATGTTGATCACATGGATCATCACATTGCCCATTTCGGCAAGTCTTGCCGCCATCTTCTTTTATATCTTGAATCTATTTTTATAATAAATAGGAAGTCAGAAGGAAGAATTTCTCCCCTTTGACTTCCTTTTATTGTTGAACTTTTAGATGACTACGCTCGAAACCCAGGTAACGCGTGCCCTGGAAGGTCAATTCTCCCTCGTCCCCTTCGACGAGCATCCCATAATCCTTATCATTCACTTTTAATTCGATCCTGTCTCCGCTCTCCACTTCGAAGGTGATGTAATAATGGCTATAGGCCCTGCTTTCTCCTCCACCCTTCACAGCCGTCCGTTTCCCCAGCACCTTAGCCCATACATTCAAAGTAGGCGATTGATTATTCTGACTCCACTGTGTCACGCCTTTTACGGCAGA
Coding sequences within it:
- a CDS encoding DUF2500 domain-containing protein — its product is MYGGGDFMFQAVPIFIGIIFLIVISFILLSAVKGVTQWSQNNQSPTLNVWAKVLGKRTAVKGGGESRAYSHYYITFEVESGDRIELKVNDKDYGMLVEGDEGELTFQGTRYLGFERSHLKVQQ
- a CDS encoding inorganic phosphate transporter, producing MDTILILTILIVVGALAFDFINGFHDTANAIATAVSTKALKPRHAIILAAVMNFAGALAFTGVAKTITKDIVDPFSLENGTIVILAALLAAITWNLVTWYYGIPSSSSHALIGAIAGAAIAAAGVSALNYKGFIKIIQALIFSPLLAFVIGFIIYSIFKVVFKNRNLAKTNRNFRSIQIATAALQSFTHGTNDAQKAMGIITMALIVNNYQTSDDIQTWVQVSCATAMGLGTSIGGWKIIKTVGGKIMKIRPVNGVAADLTGAAVIFGATAIHLPVSTTHVISSSILGVGSAHRLKGVKWGTAQRMLITWIITLPISASLAAIFFYILNLFL
- a CDS encoding DUF47 domain-containing protein, with product MVFKKKDKFAILLSQIAGNLKESAHYFADYKLNNVSDLKEFSGQMKEYETKGDSFVHEVILDLNKVFITPIEREDILALAMSMDDVLDGLEHTSAMFEMYSITQADEYMLKFVEAIRQCSDEIESAVELLSTKKWIQIREHAIKIKDLESKCDGILRQSIKHLFHTEKDPIRIIQYKEIYEELEEIADYCQNVANTFETIIMKNA